A DNA window from Coprobacter tertius contains the following coding sequences:
- a CDS encoding single-stranded DNA-binding protein encodes MSVNKVILIGNVGKDPDIRYLDNNVCVASFTLATTERGYTTASGAQIPDRTEWHNIVLWRGLAEIAEKYVRKGSPLYIEGKIRTRSWDDKSGVRRYTTEIYADNMELLGRKSDMTATPTVNPTHQMQPQQTQPENNPFGGNNSSDDLPF; translated from the coding sequence ATGTCAGTTAACAAAGTGATCCTTATCGGAAATGTCGGAAAAGACCCCGATATACGTTATCTCGATAATAATGTATGTGTAGCCTCTTTTACATTAGCCACAACCGAAAGAGGTTATACAACCGCATCGGGTGCTCAGATACCCGACCGTACAGAATGGCACAATATCGTACTATGGCGTGGATTAGCAGAAATTGCAGAAAAATACGTACGCAAAGGATCTCCTCTTTATATCGAAGGAAAAATAAGAACTCGTTCATGGGATGATAAAAGTGGCGTACGCAGATATACAACCGAAATTTATGCTGATAATATGGAACTTCTTGGGCGTAAAAGCGATATGACGGCAACTCCGACGGTAAATCCTACACATCAGATGCAACCGCAACAAACTCAGCCTGAGAATAATCCTTTCGGTGGAAATAATTCATCTGATGATTTGCCGTTTTAA
- the proC gene encoding pyrroline-5-carboxylate reductase: protein MKITIIGAGNMGGAIARGLTYGNMIKAENITVTAATSKSLDIMKEFNPAIHTTTDNRQAIKDADIIMIAVKPWLIDHIAGELKPVIDIRKQIIVSIVAGVPFSHLTDLFKDKNTTPSLYRVIPNTAISIRESMTAIAAFNTTEEQDKLIIDIFNELGKSVLIEERLMTAATALCSCGTAFALRYIRAAMEGGIELGLYAEQAREIVAQTVKGAAGLLLQNKTHPEAEIDKVTTPGGITIKGLNEMEEAGFTTAVIKGLKAAK, encoded by the coding sequence ATGAAAATAACGATAATAGGAGCCGGTAATATGGGTGGCGCTATTGCACGAGGCTTAACTTACGGCAATATGATAAAGGCAGAAAATATTACTGTAACCGCCGCAACTTCCAAGTCATTAGATATAATGAAAGAATTCAATCCGGCAATACATACGACAACCGATAATCGACAAGCCATAAAAGATGCCGATATTATTATGATAGCTGTGAAACCATGGCTGATCGACCATATTGCCGGAGAATTGAAGCCAGTAATAGATATCCGTAAACAAATTATCGTTTCTATCGTAGCTGGAGTTCCTTTTTCACACCTTACAGACCTTTTTAAAGATAAAAATACAACTCCGTCTTTGTACCGTGTTATCCCGAATACGGCTATCTCCATTAGAGAAAGTATGACGGCTATTGCAGCATTCAATACTACTGAAGAACAAGATAAACTTATAATTGACATTTTCAATGAACTAGGGAAATCGGTACTTATCGAAGAAAGACTTATGACGGCAGCAACCGCCCTTTGTTCCTGCGGTACCGCATTTGCATTACGCTATATTCGAGCAGCGATGGAAGGAGGCATAGAGTTGGGACTTTATGCAGAACAAGCTCGAGAAATTGTGGCTCAAACTGTAAAAGGGGCTGCCGGTTTATTATTGCAAAACAAAACACACCCCGAAGCCGAAATCGATAAAGTCACAACACCGGGCGGTATCACTATAAAAGGATTAAATGAAATGGAAGAAGCCGGATTTACCACAGCTGTTATAAAAGGATTGAAAGCTGCAAAATAA
- a CDS encoding aspartate aminotransferase family protein, giving the protein MKLFDVYPLFDIEIVKGKGCYTYDTKGNEYLDLYGGHAVISVGHTHPYYTQKITEQAAKLIFYSNSVINSLQTQLAEMLGKQSGYEDYSLFLINSGAEANENALKLASFHTGKKKVIAFKKSFHGRTSAAVNVTDNPKIIAPINSTFEVSYLSLNDITAVQKEISRGDVCAVIIEGIQGIGGIQVPDVDFMRQLRGLCTQNGVILILDEIQSGYGRSGKFFAHQYSGIRPDIITIAKGMGNGFPIGGVLISPIFSPVYGMLGTTFGGNHLGCSAAIAVLEIMESEKLVDNAAKVGEYLIKELKKIPAIKEVRGLGLMIGLEFDCPVKELRQKLLFEEKVFTGVSGTNVIRLLPPLCLSKEQADIFIGKLKKVLNG; this is encoded by the coding sequence ATGAAACTATTCGATGTTTATCCTCTTTTCGATATCGAAATCGTAAAAGGAAAAGGATGTTATACTTACGATACCAAAGGAAACGAATACCTCGATTTATACGGAGGGCACGCCGTTATCTCGGTGGGACATACACACCCCTATTATACACAAAAAATTACCGAACAGGCTGCCAAATTAATCTTTTACTCTAATTCGGTCATAAACTCTTTGCAAACTCAATTGGCAGAAATGCTGGGTAAACAATCGGGGTATGAAGACTACTCGTTATTTCTTATCAATTCGGGAGCCGAAGCAAACGAAAATGCACTGAAACTGGCCTCTTTCCACACCGGAAAGAAAAAAGTGATTGCTTTTAAAAAATCGTTTCACGGACGCACGTCGGCTGCTGTAAACGTAACCGATAATCCTAAGATTATAGCTCCTATCAATAGCACGTTTGAAGTCAGTTATCTATCGCTGAATGATATAACCGCCGTACAAAAAGAAATATCACGAGGAGATGTATGTGCAGTAATCATCGAAGGTATACAGGGAATTGGAGGAATACAAGTTCCCGATGTAGATTTTATGCGACAATTACGAGGATTATGCACACAAAACGGTGTAATTCTTATTCTCGATGAGATACAATCGGGATATGGTCGTAGCGGGAAATTCTTTGCTCACCAATACAGCGGTATACGCCCCGACATCATCACGATCGCAAAAGGAATGGGTAACGGTTTTCCCATAGGCGGGGTATTAATAAGCCCCATATTTTCTCCCGTTTACGGAATGCTTGGAACGACTTTTGGAGGAAACCACTTGGGTTGTTCTGCAGCTATTGCTGTTCTCGAAATCATGGAAAGCGAAAAGTTAGTAGATAATGCGGCAAAAGTCGGTGAATATCTGATAAAAGAATTGAAAAAAATACCGGCTATTAAAGAAGTACGCGGACTCGGGCTTATGATAGGTCTCGAATTCGATTGTCCTGTAAAAGAACTACGACAAAAATTATTATTCGAAGAAAAAGTTTTTACTGGTGTATCGGGAACAAACGTGATAAGACTTCTTCCACCGTTATGCCTAAGCAAAGAACAAGCCGACATATTTATCGGCAAACTTAAAAAGGTACTAAACGGATAG
- the argC gene encoding N-acetyl-gamma-glutamyl-phosphate reductase, with protein sequence MIRAGIVGGAGYTAGELIRLLINHPDVEIVFVNSNSNAGNKITDIHTGLYGETDLTFTDELPFDQIDVLFFCTAHGDTKKFVESHTIPEDLKIIDLSTDYRIESPEHEFVYGLPELNRKRIIRCKRIANPGCFATAIQLALLPLAKNLMLNNTIHVNAITGSTGAGQKPGATSHFSWRNDNISIYKPFTHQHLEEIRQSLSQLQNSFKSDIDFIPVRGNFSRGIFATLYLTCNTDLDEIKRIYNDYYDDHSFTFVVDKNPDLKQVVNTNKCLLYLEKHDDKLLIVSIIDNLLKGASGQAVHNMNLLFGLEETVGLKLKPSAF encoded by the coding sequence ATGATACGAGCTGGAATTGTCGGAGGAGCCGGATATACGGCCGGGGAACTCATCAGATTACTGATAAATCATCCCGATGTAGAAATCGTTTTCGTTAACAGTAACAGTAATGCCGGTAATAAAATTACCGACATACATACTGGGTTATATGGAGAAACCGATCTAACTTTTACTGACGAACTACCCTTCGACCAAATCGATGTACTTTTCTTTTGTACAGCACATGGCGATACGAAGAAATTTGTCGAATCGCATACGATTCCCGAAGACTTGAAAATTATCGACCTATCTACCGATTACAGAATCGAATCACCCGAACATGAGTTCGTTTACGGTCTTCCCGAGTTGAACCGTAAACGCATTATACGATGCAAACGCATAGCCAATCCTGGGTGTTTTGCCACAGCAATACAATTGGCATTGCTACCTTTGGCAAAAAATCTGATGCTCAACAATACGATACATGTAAATGCCATCACCGGATCTACTGGAGCAGGGCAAAAGCCGGGTGCTACCTCGCATTTTAGTTGGCGTAACGATAATATTTCTATATACAAACCGTTTACCCATCAACATTTGGAAGAAATACGCCAAAGTTTGTCACAATTACAAAACAGCTTTAAAAGCGATATCGATTTCATCCCTGTGCGCGGCAATTTCTCAAGAGGTATTTTCGCTACATTATATCTAACTTGCAATACAGATCTGGACGAAATAAAACGCATTTACAACGATTATTACGACGATCATTCTTTTACATTCGTTGTCGATAAAAATCCCGATCTGAAGCAAGTAGTGAATACAAATAAATGCCTGCTTTATCTCGAAAAACACGATGACAAATTACTGATTGTTTCAATAATCGACAACCTGTTGAAAGGTGCTTCGGGGCAAGCCGTACATAATATGAATCTGCTATTCGGGCTCGAAGAAACGGTAGGTTTAAAACTAAAACCTTCGGCATTCTGA
- a CDS encoding argininosuccinate synthase — MKKEKVVLAFSGGLDTSFCAKYLTEDCGYELYTAIANTGGFNDRELKAIEEKAYKLGAKKHVTLDITQEYYNKSIKYMIFGNVLRNGTYPISVSSERIFQAIATINYAKEIGADYIAHGSTGAGNDQVRFDLTFQILAPEIKILTPTRDMTLTREYEIDYLKKHGYEADFKKMEYSINKGLWGTSIGGKETLKSNETLPESAYPSQMTAKEEETLTIDFEAGEIAAINGKKYDDKVAAIQKIEEIASKFAIGRDMHIGDTIIGIKGRVGFEAAAPMIIINAHKMLEKHTLTKWQQYWKDQIGTWYGMFMHEAQYLEPVMRDMEAFLQSSQRNVTGRVIIDLKPYHYILVGIESDFDLMKSDFGEYGEVNKAWSADDVKGFTKILGNQMKIYHSVQNKNKK, encoded by the coding sequence ATGAAAAAAGAAAAAGTAGTTTTAGCCTTCAGCGGAGGTCTCGATACCTCTTTCTGTGCCAAATATCTTACCGAAGATTGTGGATACGAACTATATACGGCAATCGCCAATACCGGTGGTTTTAATGATAGAGAACTAAAAGCAATCGAAGAAAAAGCATACAAGTTAGGGGCAAAAAAACACGTAACCCTCGATATTACTCAGGAATATTATAACAAAAGTATCAAATACATGATATTCGGAAACGTATTGCGTAACGGAACTTATCCCATTTCGGTAAGCTCAGAACGTATCTTTCAAGCTATCGCTACCATCAACTACGCCAAAGAAATAGGCGCCGATTATATAGCCCATGGAAGTACAGGAGCCGGAAACGATCAAGTACGTTTCGATCTTACGTTCCAGATACTGGCCCCCGAAATAAAAATACTTACGCCAACCCGGGACATGACACTCACCCGAGAATACGAAATCGATTATCTGAAAAAACACGGATATGAAGCCGATTTCAAAAAAATGGAATATTCCATCAATAAAGGATTATGGGGTACCAGTATCGGAGGAAAGGAAACACTGAAAAGTAACGAAACTTTGCCCGAATCGGCCTATCCTTCTCAGATGACGGCTAAAGAAGAAGAAACCCTTACCATCGATTTCGAAGCAGGAGAAATCGCTGCAATCAACGGCAAAAAATACGATGATAAAGTAGCCGCAATACAGAAAATCGAAGAAATCGCATCGAAATTCGCTATTGGACGCGACATGCACATCGGCGATACGATTATCGGAATCAAAGGCCGTGTAGGATTCGAAGCTGCTGCTCCCATGATTATTATTAACGCGCATAAAATGCTCGAGAAACATACGCTTACCAAATGGCAGCAATACTGGAAAGACCAGATAGGTACCTGGTATGGTATGTTTATGCACGAAGCGCAATATCTCGAACCGGTTATGCGCGACATGGAGGCATTCCTTCAAAGTTCGCAACGAAATGTTACAGGGCGTGTAATAATCGACCTCAAACCTTATCACTACATACTTGTCGGCATCGAAAGTGATTTCGACCTTATGAAATCAGATTTCGGAGAATATGGCGAAGTAAATAAAGCCTGGTCGGCAGACGACGTAAAAGGATTTACTAAAATATTGGGGAACCAGATGAAAATTTATCATTCGGTACAAAACAAAAATAAAAAATAA
- a CDS encoding GNAT family N-acetyltransferase: MEDTIEVIVASEKHLPYVDTILDTIEKAAKVRGTGIAKRSPEYVKQKMLEGKAIIALDGDKFAGFCYIESWSNKKFVANSGLIVVESYRGHGLAKRIKRRAFELSRERFPDAKIFGLTTGLAVMKINSELGYRPVTFSELTDDEAFWKGCQSCVNYDILQRTNRRMCLCTGMLFDPHAKDESEKK, encoded by the coding sequence ATGGAAGATACAATTGAAGTAATTGTAGCAAGCGAAAAGCACTTGCCTTACGTAGATACAATTCTCGATACAATCGAGAAAGCAGCTAAAGTAAGGGGCACGGGTATCGCCAAGCGTTCGCCCGAATACGTAAAACAGAAAATGCTCGAAGGCAAAGCTATCATCGCTTTAGACGGTGACAAATTTGCAGGATTCTGTTATATCGAAAGTTGGAGTAATAAAAAATTCGTTGCAAACTCCGGACTTATCGTAGTAGAATCTTATCGAGGACATGGTCTGGCAAAACGCATAAAACGACGTGCTTTCGAATTATCACGAGAACGCTTTCCCGATGCTAAAATATTCGGCTTAACTACTGGACTCGCTGTAATGAAAATCAACTCGGAATTGGGATACAGACCTGTAACTTTCTCGGAACTGACCGACGATGAAGCCTTCTGGAAAGGATGTCAGAGTTGTGTTAACTACGATATACTGCAACGTACTAATCGTCGTATGTGTCTTTGCACCGGGATGCTTTTCGACCCCCATGCAAAAGACGAATCTGAAAAAAAATAA